The Candidatus Hydrogenedentota bacterium DNA segment CGCCGAGGATTCCGGCGCCGCTTGCTCTTCCTGTTGCTGCAGGGTCCACATGCGGGCGTAGGTGCCCGCGGCGGAAAGCAGATCCCGGTGGCGGCCCCGTTCGACAATCCGGCCATCGTCCATCACCAGGATTTCGTCAGCGCTCATTACCGTCGATAGGCGG contains these protein-coding regions:
- a CDS encoding metal ABC transporter permease; this encodes LLKNPPILIFDEATSALDSATERAIQGQLEQVARGRTTLVIAHRLSTVMSADEILVMDDGRIVERGRHRDLLSAAGTYARMWTLQQQEEQAAPESSATSSPSGRDDA